The genomic interval AAATGCAGGACAATTTAGTGATCGTCGAGTCCCCGGCAAAGGCCAAAACCATCGAGAAGTTCCTCGGAAAGGATTTCGTCGTGAAATCCAGCTTCGGACACATCCGTGACCTGGTAAAAAAGGACCTCGGAATCAATATCGAACAGGGATTCAAACCCATCTACGAAATCCCCGCGGACAAGAAAAAGGTCGTCGACGAACTCTCCAAACTCGCCAAATCGAAAACCGTATGGCTCGCATCCGATGAAGACCGCGAAGGGGAAGCCATCGCATGGCACCTCACCGAAGTCCTGGACCTCCCCGTCGAGCAGACCAAACGGATCGTATTCCACGAAATCACAAAACGGGCCATCCTCGAAGCCATCGAAAAACCCCGGACCGTCAACATGGACCTCGTAAACGCCCAGCAGGCCCGCCGCATCCTCGACCGGCTGGTCGGATTCGAACTCTCGCCCGTGCTCTGGAAGAAGGTCAAACCCTCGCTCTCCGCAGGGCGCGTGCAGTCCGTCGCCGTGCGGCTGATCGTCGAACGCGAACGCGAAATCATCGCATTCCGATCGGTCCCCTATTTCCGGGTCGTAGCCCAGTTCCATGCCGCGGATGACCCCGACAAAGCGCTCTTCAAGGCCGAACTCCCGACCCGGTTCGAGACCGTCGAGCAGGCCGAAGCATTCCTCCGCTCCTGCATCGGAGCCACCTTCACCGTCGCCCGGGCCGAGGAGAAACCCGCACAGCGCTATCCCGCCCCGCCGTTTACCACCTCCACGCTCCAGCAGGAGGCCGGTCGAAAACTCGGCATGTCCGTATCGCGTACCATGTCCGTCGCCCAGCGCCTCTACGAGCAGGGTCTGATCACCTACATGCGTACCGACTCCGTGAACCTCTCGCAGCAGGCCCTCGCCCAGTGCAAGGAGGAGATCATCAAGCTGTACGGCGAGAAATACTCCCGCTGGTTCAACTACAAGACCAAAACCAAAGGGGCCCAGGAGGCACACGAGGCCATCCGTCCCTCGTACATCGACAGGCAGGAGATCGACGGGACTGCCGAGGAGAAGCGGCTCTACGACCTGATCTGGAAACGCACCGTCGCCTCGCAGATGGTCTGCGCCGAGCTCGACCGGACCACGATCGCCATCGACATGTCGGGTTCCGACCAGCAGTTCGTCGCCCAGGGGGAGGTGGTCCGTTTCGACGGGTTCCTGCGCCTCTACTCCGAGTCCACGGACGACGATCAGGCCGCCGAAAGCGGAGAGGCCCGGCTGCCCAAACTCAAGACCGGAGACCTCCTCCAGGCCGATAAGATTACCGCCACGGAGCGTTTCACATCCGCTCCGGCACGCTACAACGAAGCCTCGCTCGTCAAACGGCTCGAAGAGTTGGGAATCGGACGCCCTTCGACCTATGCTCCGACCATCACCACGATCATCAACCGCGGGTATGTCGTCAAGCAGAACAGGGAGGGGCAGAAACGATCCTACACCCAACTGACGCTCAAGGGCGAAAAGATCGCCCGCGAAGCCCTCTCGGAAAACTACGGGAAGGAGAAGAGCCGACTCTCCCCGACCGATATAGGCATGGTGGT from uncultured Alistipes sp. carries:
- the topA gene encoding type I DNA topoisomerase encodes the protein MQDNLVIVESPAKAKTIEKFLGKDFVVKSSFGHIRDLVKKDLGINIEQGFKPIYEIPADKKKVVDELSKLAKSKTVWLASDEDREGEAIAWHLTEVLDLPVEQTKRIVFHEITKRAILEAIEKPRTVNMDLVNAQQARRILDRLVGFELSPVLWKKVKPSLSAGRVQSVAVRLIVEREREIIAFRSVPYFRVVAQFHAADDPDKALFKAELPTRFETVEQAEAFLRSCIGATFTVARAEEKPAQRYPAPPFTTSTLQQEAGRKLGMSVSRTMSVAQRLYEQGLITYMRTDSVNLSQQALAQCKEEIIKLYGEKYSRWFNYKTKTKGAQEAHEAIRPSYIDRQEIDGTAEEKRLYDLIWKRTVASQMVCAELDRTTIAIDMSGSDQQFVAQGEVVRFDGFLRLYSESTDDDQAAESGEARLPKLKTGDLLQADKITATERFTSAPARYNEASLVKRLEELGIGRPSTYAPTITTIINRGYVVKQNREGQKRSYTQLTLKGEKIAREALSENYGKEKSRLSPTDIGMVVNDYLEEQFAPIIDYNFTANVEKEFDRIAEGDITWEKMIGDFYGPFHKMVDNAISTQSSKPRENRILGNDPKTGHVVKARIGRYGPMVEIEGAEGEKSRFASLKKGQLIESITLEEALELFALPREVGELDGEKLVVGLGKYGPYVRYGKSFASLAKGDDPYTLTRERAVEIVREHQAAVAAANTPLKSFAEDPDMLVKNGRYGAYIAYKGKNYRIPKGTKPEELTLEACLKIVAGSKK